One Bos taurus isolate L1 Dominette 01449 registration number 42190680 breed Hereford chromosome 16, ARS-UCD2.0, whole genome shotgun sequence DNA window includes the following coding sequences:
- the LAD1 gene encoding ladinin-1 isoform X1, which produces MNAIVQKFERSLALPWAFGLTRQWTLEDEEEQERERRRRHRNLSSATDDEDPPARDEDPLAPERLLSVEEAEGPRPPAADPRDEEDVRAILRTRQERRQRRREAPVPELPEARQLPPAPEEQVQSTSGRRLSPQRGSTEEGGLAGKAPAGSKKPSAAGKTLEPEASLDPETPSPSKCSVSQKITVLEERAFSGKRAVLDKASISEKRLVSEKATIFEKTPAPETQPALGRAMAPTRPLAREHPASVECPSSPRGQRGAGGAGPEKEPESSVGPLSRAGSLPPVTLQVRTPSMEAEPEAPSPTRASPTFSSALQRSSPRTISFRMSPRRDSSEVALTRSASVRLPASSVKLGPKLERYHSAIQRSESVKGASPSRTEFLVAPVDVASKRHLFEKELVGQSREGPASSRKENLQLSGVVTSRLNLWISRTQESAQQGPQNQEMQRESAAGRRPQWRKKPEPPLGAEV; this is translated from the exons ATGAATGCAATTGTCCAgaagtttgaacgttctttggcactgccctggGCCTTTGG CCTGACCCGGCAGTGGACCCTGGAGGATGAGGAGGAACAGGAGCGAGAACGCCGGCGGCGACACCGGAACCTGAGCTCTGCCACGGACGACGAGGACCCACCTGCCCGGGACGAGGACCCGCTGGCCCCCGAGAG ACTGCTGAGCGTGGAGGAAGCAGAGGGGCCCCGGCCACCGGCCGCAGACCCCAGAGATGAGGAGGATGTCCGGGCCATCCTGAGGACGCGGCAGGAACGGAGGCAGAGGCGCCGGGAGGCCCCCGTCCCGGAGCTGCCTGAGGCCAGGCAGTTGCCCCCGGCGCCCGAGGAGCAGGTGCAGTCGACGTCCGGCCGGAGACTGAGCCCGCAGCGCGGCTCCACAGAAGAGGGGGGCCTGGCGGGCAAGGCGCCTGCGGGCTCCAAGAAGCCGTCTGCTGCAGGGAAGACACTTGAGCCGGAAGCGAGCCTGGACCCTGAGACCCCCAGCCCCAGTAAATGCTCCGTGTCCCAGAAGATCACTGTGCTGGAGGAGAGAGCCTTCTCAGGAAAGAGGGCGGTTCTAGACAAAGCCAGCATCTCAGAGAAGAGACTCGTGTCTGAGAAAGCCACTATCTTCGAGAAGACCCCGGCCCCCGAGACGCAGCCGGCCCTAGGCAGGGCCATGGCCCCAACGCGGCCCCTGGCCCGGGAGCACCCAGCCTCAGTGGAGTGCCCATCCAGCCCCAGGGGGCAGCGGGGTGCTGGGGGTGCTGGGCCTGAGAAGGAGCCCGAGTCCTCGGTGGGGCCTCTGTCCCGGGCTGGCAGCCTCCCGCCCGTCACTCTGCAG GTGAGGACCCCCAGCATGGAGGCTGAGCCCGAGGCCCCCTCGCCGACACGGGCCTCGCCCACCTTCAGCAGCGCCCTGCAGCGCTCCAGCCCCCGCACTATCTCCTTCAGG aTGAGCCCCCGGAGAGACAGCTCAGAGGTGGCCTTAACCCGCAG TGCCAGTGTGAGGCTCCCAGCCAGCTCAGTCAAATTAGGCCCGAAGCTGGAGCGATACCACTCAGCCATCCAG AGATCAGAGTCTGTCAAGGGTGCAAGCCCGTCCCGCACTGAGTTCCTCGTGGCTCCTGTGGATGTCGCCAGCAAGCGCCACCTCTTCGAGAAAGAGCTGGTGGGCCAGAGCCGAGAGGGCCCAGCTTCCAGCCGCAAG GAGAACTTGCAGCTCTCAGGGGTGGTGACGTCGCGGCTCAACCTATGGATCAGCAGGACCCAGGAGTCAGCACAGCAGGGCCCGCAG AACCAGGAGATGCAGAGAGAGTCGGCAGCTGGCAGGAGGCCCCAGTGGAGGAAGAAGCCAGAGCCCCCGCTGGGTGCCGAG GTGTGA
- the LAD1 gene encoding ladinin-1, with protein sequence MSVSRKSWAALSSLTRQWTLEDEEEQERERRRRHRNLSSATDDEDPPARDEDPLAPERLLSVEEAEGPRPPAADPRDEEDVRAILRTRQERRQRRREAPVPELPEARQLPPAPEEQVQSTSGRRLSPQRGSTEEGGLAGKAPAGSKKPSAAGKTLEPEASLDPETPSPSKCSVSQKITVLEERAFSGKRAVLDKASISEKRLVSEKATIFEKTPAPETQPALGRAMAPTRPLAREHPASVECPSSPRGQRGAGGAGPEKEPESSVGPLSRAGSLPPVTLQVRTPSMEAEPEAPSPTRASPTFSSALQRSSPRTISFRMSPRRDSSEVALTRSASVRLPASSVKLGPKLERYHSAIQRSESVKGASPSRTEFLVAPVDVASKRHLFEKELVGQSREGPASSRKENLQLSGVVTSRLNLWISRTQESAQQGPQNQEMQRESAAGRRPQWRKKPEPPLGAEV encoded by the exons CCTGACCCGGCAGTGGACCCTGGAGGATGAGGAGGAACAGGAGCGAGAACGCCGGCGGCGACACCGGAACCTGAGCTCTGCCACGGACGACGAGGACCCACCTGCCCGGGACGAGGACCCGCTGGCCCCCGAGAG ACTGCTGAGCGTGGAGGAAGCAGAGGGGCCCCGGCCACCGGCCGCAGACCCCAGAGATGAGGAGGATGTCCGGGCCATCCTGAGGACGCGGCAGGAACGGAGGCAGAGGCGCCGGGAGGCCCCCGTCCCGGAGCTGCCTGAGGCCAGGCAGTTGCCCCCGGCGCCCGAGGAGCAGGTGCAGTCGACGTCCGGCCGGAGACTGAGCCCGCAGCGCGGCTCCACAGAAGAGGGGGGCCTGGCGGGCAAGGCGCCTGCGGGCTCCAAGAAGCCGTCTGCTGCAGGGAAGACACTTGAGCCGGAAGCGAGCCTGGACCCTGAGACCCCCAGCCCCAGTAAATGCTCCGTGTCCCAGAAGATCACTGTGCTGGAGGAGAGAGCCTTCTCAGGAAAGAGGGCGGTTCTAGACAAAGCCAGCATCTCAGAGAAGAGACTCGTGTCTGAGAAAGCCACTATCTTCGAGAAGACCCCGGCCCCCGAGACGCAGCCGGCCCTAGGCAGGGCCATGGCCCCAACGCGGCCCCTGGCCCGGGAGCACCCAGCCTCAGTGGAGTGCCCATCCAGCCCCAGGGGGCAGCGGGGTGCTGGGGGTGCTGGGCCTGAGAAGGAGCCCGAGTCCTCGGTGGGGCCTCTGTCCCGGGCTGGCAGCCTCCCGCCCGTCACTCTGCAG GTGAGGACCCCCAGCATGGAGGCTGAGCCCGAGGCCCCCTCGCCGACACGGGCCTCGCCCACCTTCAGCAGCGCCCTGCAGCGCTCCAGCCCCCGCACTATCTCCTTCAGG aTGAGCCCCCGGAGAGACAGCTCAGAGGTGGCCTTAACCCGCAG TGCCAGTGTGAGGCTCCCAGCCAGCTCAGTCAAATTAGGCCCGAAGCTGGAGCGATACCACTCAGCCATCCAG AGATCAGAGTCTGTCAAGGGTGCAAGCCCGTCCCGCACTGAGTTCCTCGTGGCTCCTGTGGATGTCGCCAGCAAGCGCCACCTCTTCGAGAAAGAGCTGGTGGGCCAGAGCCGAGAGGGCCCAGCTTCCAGCCGCAAG GAGAACTTGCAGCTCTCAGGGGTGGTGACGTCGCGGCTCAACCTATGGATCAGCAGGACCCAGGAGTCAGCACAGCAGGGCCCGCAG AACCAGGAGATGCAGAGAGAGTCGGCAGCTGGCAGGAGGCCCCAGTGGAGGAAGAAGCCAGAGCCCCCGCTGGGTGCCGAG GTGTGA
- the LAD1 gene encoding ladinin-1 isoform X2: MIPWRPDGLLSVEEAEGPRPPAADPRDEEDVRAILRTRQERRQRRREAPVPELPEARQLPPAPEEQVQSTSGRRLSPQRGSTEEGGLAGKAPAGSKKPSAAGKTLEPEASLDPETPSPSKCSVSQKITVLEERAFSGKRAVLDKASISEKRLVSEKATIFEKTPAPETQPALGRAMAPTRPLAREHPASVECPSSPRGQRGAGGAGPEKEPESSVGPLSRAGSLPPVTLQVRTPSMEAEPEAPSPTRASPTFSSALQRSSPRTISFRMSPRRDSSEVALTRSASVRLPASSVKLGPKLERYHSAIQRSESVKGASPSRTEFLVAPVDVASKRHLFEKELVGQSREGPASSRKENLQLSGVVTSRLNLWISRTQESAQQGPQNQEMQRESAAGRRPQWRKKPEPPLGAEV, encoded by the exons ATGATACCTTGGAGGCCTGATGG ACTGCTGAGCGTGGAGGAAGCAGAGGGGCCCCGGCCACCGGCCGCAGACCCCAGAGATGAGGAGGATGTCCGGGCCATCCTGAGGACGCGGCAGGAACGGAGGCAGAGGCGCCGGGAGGCCCCCGTCCCGGAGCTGCCTGAGGCCAGGCAGTTGCCCCCGGCGCCCGAGGAGCAGGTGCAGTCGACGTCCGGCCGGAGACTGAGCCCGCAGCGCGGCTCCACAGAAGAGGGGGGCCTGGCGGGCAAGGCGCCTGCGGGCTCCAAGAAGCCGTCTGCTGCAGGGAAGACACTTGAGCCGGAAGCGAGCCTGGACCCTGAGACCCCCAGCCCCAGTAAATGCTCCGTGTCCCAGAAGATCACTGTGCTGGAGGAGAGAGCCTTCTCAGGAAAGAGGGCGGTTCTAGACAAAGCCAGCATCTCAGAGAAGAGACTCGTGTCTGAGAAAGCCACTATCTTCGAGAAGACCCCGGCCCCCGAGACGCAGCCGGCCCTAGGCAGGGCCATGGCCCCAACGCGGCCCCTGGCCCGGGAGCACCCAGCCTCAGTGGAGTGCCCATCCAGCCCCAGGGGGCAGCGGGGTGCTGGGGGTGCTGGGCCTGAGAAGGAGCCCGAGTCCTCGGTGGGGCCTCTGTCCCGGGCTGGCAGCCTCCCGCCCGTCACTCTGCAG GTGAGGACCCCCAGCATGGAGGCTGAGCCCGAGGCCCCCTCGCCGACACGGGCCTCGCCCACCTTCAGCAGCGCCCTGCAGCGCTCCAGCCCCCGCACTATCTCCTTCAGG aTGAGCCCCCGGAGAGACAGCTCAGAGGTGGCCTTAACCCGCAG TGCCAGTGTGAGGCTCCCAGCCAGCTCAGTCAAATTAGGCCCGAAGCTGGAGCGATACCACTCAGCCATCCAG AGATCAGAGTCTGTCAAGGGTGCAAGCCCGTCCCGCACTGAGTTCCTCGTGGCTCCTGTGGATGTCGCCAGCAAGCGCCACCTCTTCGAGAAAGAGCTGGTGGGCCAGAGCCGAGAGGGCCCAGCTTCCAGCCGCAAG GAGAACTTGCAGCTCTCAGGGGTGGTGACGTCGCGGCTCAACCTATGGATCAGCAGGACCCAGGAGTCAGCACAGCAGGGCCCGCAG AACCAGGAGATGCAGAGAGAGTCGGCAGCTGGCAGGAGGCCCCAGTGGAGGAAGAAGCCAGAGCCCCCGCTGGGTGCCGAG GTGTGA